Proteins encoded in a region of the Dryobates pubescens isolate bDryPub1 chromosome 14, bDryPub1.pri, whole genome shotgun sequence genome:
- the HGH1 gene encoding protein HGH1 homolog: MAAAAEQAAMVELVELLAPAAGEAARAGAAEAALALSGDAAGRRLLAGRPEALTALLELAAGPYPPAGPCPPAARHALGCLVNVSAEPEAREPLLAGLHALLNLLPGGAACGVLANLCREREAARRVLQGLRERGTGMDPLLQALGEPQPPPQLGPLLCNLSQLPEGRRGLLDRSRCSVQRLLPFTQYRDSVIHRRGIVGALRNCCFQYEDHEWLLSEEVDILPFLLLPLAGPEEFPEEEMERLPVDLQYLPQDKQREEEPDIRKMLLEAIMLLTATKAGRRALRDRGTYPVLRELHRWERHPGVLLACRKLIQVLIGDEPGPGMENLLEVKIPEEVEQELQRLDREEEQQQEGEQEEPPR, from the exons ATGGCGGCCGCGgcggagcaggctgccatggtggagctggtggagctgctggcccCGGCGGCGGGCGAAGCGGCCCGGGCGGGCGCGGCGGAGGCTGCGCTGGCGCTGTCCGGGGATGCGGCGGGGCGGCGGCTTCTGGCGGGGCGACCAGAGGCCCTCACggcgctgctggagctggcGGCGGGGCCTTACCCCCCGGCCGGGCCCTGCCCGCCGGCCGCCCGCCACgctctgggctgcctggtgAACGTCTCGGCCGAGCCGGAGGCCCGAGAGCCGCTGCTGGCCGGGCTGCACGCCCTGCTGAATCTGCTGCCGGGGGGAGCTGCTTGCGGGGTGCTCGCCAACCTGTGCCGGGAGCGGGAAGCGGCCCGACgggtgctgcagggcctgcGGGAGCGCGGTACCGGGATGGATCCGCTCCTGCAGGCCCTGGGGGAGCCCCAGCCGCCGCCGCAGCTCGGGCCGCTGCTCTGCAACCTCAGCCAGCTGCCCGAGGGACGCCGCGGGCTCCTCGACCGTTCGCG GTGCTCGGTGCAGCGGCTGCTGCCCTTCACGCAGTACCGGGACTCCGTGATCCATCGCCGGGGCATCGTGGGGGCCCTCAGGAACTGCTGCTTCCAGTACG AGGACCACGAGtggctgctgagtgaggaggtTGACATcctgcccttcctgctcctgcctctagCAGGCCCTGAGGAGTTTCCTGAGGAGGAGATGGAAC GGCTTCCTGTGGATCTCCAGTACCTGCCCCAGGACaaacagagagaggaggaacCAGACATCAGGAAGATGCTTCTAGAAGCCATCATGCTG CTGACAGCCACCAAGGCCGGCCGCCGCGCCCTGAGGGACAGGGGCACCTACCCGGTGCTGCGGGAGCTGCACCGCTGGGAGCGGCACCCcggggtgctgctggcctgccGCAAGCTCATCCAG GTGTTGATTGGGGatgagcctggccctggcatgGAGAACCTTCTGGAAGTGAAGATCCCTGaggaggtggagcaggagctgcagcgcCTGgacagggaagaggagcagcagcaggaaggggagcaggaggagccccCGCggtga